One genomic region from Amaranthus tricolor cultivar Red isolate AtriRed21 chromosome 12, ASM2621246v1, whole genome shotgun sequence encodes:
- the LOC130828549 gene encoding uncharacterized protein LOC130828549: protein MTNVVHIDEKLFYITRTQQTFYLTQDEIEPHREIHFIPKIMFMCAVARPIFSIEGEMIFDGKIGIFPFTHEVAAQRNSKNRKRGEPETKPIQSITKEHTRDMIVHKILPAIRIKWPSHLSKTIFIQQDNAKPHILDDDEMFREVATLDGFNFHLVQQPPNSPDMNVLDLGFFRSIQSLQHQKSPYNYSQLVKAVTTAFDNLTPNALKNVWITLQACKIEVIKKLGGMDYAIPHMSKAKLEREGRLPHCLGVQQETIYQTLRYLETKVDKTTLEGILFYLGITDESVFHQLHEYIPATTEATSQATPEATTEATIEATAYIPARTEATTEATPA from the coding sequence ATGACAAATGTAGTCCACATTGATGAAAAATTGTTTTACATTACAAGGACACAACAAACATTTTATCTAACTCAAGATGAAATAGAGCCTCATAGAGAAATCCATTTTATCCCCaagatcatgtttatgtgtgccGTTGCAAGACCGATCTTTTCTATTGAAGGTGAGAtgatttttgatggaaagataggcaTTTTTCCTTTCACACATGAAGTGGCAGCACAAAGGAATTCAAAAAACAGAAAGAGAGGAGAGCCAGAGACcaaaccaatacaatcaatcactaaaGAACACACAAGAGACATGATTGTGCACAAGATACTACCAGCAATTAGAATTAAATGGCCATCACATTTAAGCAAAACAATTTTCATTCAACAAGACAATGCTAAACCACACATTTTAGATGATGATGAGATGTTTAGAGAGGTGGCTACACTTGATGGATTTAACTTCCacttagtgcaacaacctcctaACTCACCTGATATGAATGTGCTTGACTTAGGGTTCTTCAGGTCAATACAATCTTTACAACATCAAAAATCACCATACAACTACTCACAATTAGTTAAGGCAGTAACTACAGCATTTGACAATCTGACACCAAATGCACTGAAGAATGTATGGATCACATTGCAAGCATGTAAAATTGAAGTCATTAAGAAACTAGGTGGTATGGATTATGCAATTCCACACATGAGCAAAGCAAAACTTGAAAGGGAAGGGAGACTCCCACATTGTTTGGGGGTACAGCAGGAAACAATTTACCAGACACTAAGATATCTGGAAACAAAGGTGGATAAAACTACATTGGAgggcattttattttacttggggATCACAGACGAATCAGTTTTCCATCAACTTCATGAGTATATTCCagcaacaacagaagcaacATCACAAGCAACAccagaagcaacaacagaagcaacaatAGAAGCAACAGCGTATATTCCagcaagaacagaagcaacaacagaagcaacACCAGCATGA
- the LOC130828550 gene encoding uncharacterized protein LOC130828550 — protein sequence MSSSDNWYYSSSDQTYPYFNHDNIMSINTQLFPSSAPIFSDNITSSEPQSYSHHHALPDLDIETVEKGESSKLGLKLTKTPSLMNLFSKSSSSISNTNVSNDRFGSPEKLKAVNFHALSLQIGSWMRESRHEGDLVAKCYFKKRQLVWEVLNGNLKNKIEFSWSNISAIKANFHTNGPGVLHILLEKPPLFYQEVNPQPRKHTNWEQSGDFTNQQASLIRKHRITFGPGVLEKHYNKIIQADSKLHHLSEQPFPDQASIYFPEIHFSNQFCFQNLAPTLPTQFPGHSMSYSENYFPTSGNEAINEDVSTVNYDYQQYYVDNQSYSNVTSVPIPMSTNAGIETTTLGYEDDYIQQQMAAMISTGLPSHQLSYDYQNQHSYDVAGNQWL from the exons ATGAGTTCAAGTGATAATTGGTATTACTCATCATCTGATCAAACATATCCTTATTTTAATCATGATAATATTATGAGCATTAACACCCAATTATTCCCTTCTTCTGCTCCTATTTTCTCTGATAATATTACTTCCTCTGAACCTCAATCTTATTCGCACCATCATGCTCTTccg GATCTTGACATAGAGACAGTCGAAAAAGGTGAAAGCAGTAAGCTTGGTTTGAAGCTAACAAAAACACCATCACTGATGAATTTATTTAGTAAGAGTAGTAGTAGCATCAGTAATACTAATGTATCAAATGATCGGTTCGGATCTCCAGAAAAGCTCAAGGCAGTTAACTTCCATGCTTTGTCTCTGCAAATTGGCTCTTGGATG AGAGAATCAAGGCATGAAGGAGATTTGGTAGCAAAGTGTTACTTCAAAAAAAGGCAACTAGTTTGGGAAGTTCTAAATGGGAACCTCAAGAACAAGATTGAGTTTTCATGGTCCAATATTTCAGCCATTAAAGCTAATTTTCACACTAATGGGCCTGGTGTTCTTCATATCTTG TTGGAAAAACCTCCGTTGTTCTACCAAGAAGTTAACCCACAACCTCGGAAGCATACTAATTGGGAACAATCTGGGGATTTCACTAATCAACAAGCTTCCTTGATAAG GAAACACAGGATAACATTTGGGCCAGGAGTGTTGGAGAAGcattataacaaaataatacagGCCGATTCCAAGCTGCATCACTTGAGTGAACAACCTTTCCCAGATCAAGCTTCCATCTACTTCCCTGAAATTCATTTTTCCAACCAATTCTGTTTCCAAAATCTTGCTCCCACTCTGCCTACACAATTTCCAG GCCATAGTATGAGCTACTCAGAAAACTATTTCCCTACAAGTGGAAATGAAGCAATTAATGAAGATGTTTCAACGGTTAATTATGATTATCAACAATATTATGTGGATAATCAATCGTACTCCAACGTAACAAGTGTTCCAATACCAATGTCAACAAATGCAGGAATTGAAACGACGACGTTAGGCTATGAAGATGATTATATACAACAGCAGATGGCAGCAATGATCAGTACTGGTCTTCCTTCCCACCAATTAAGTTATGATTATCAAAATCAGCATAGTTATGATGTAGCAGGAAATCAATGGCTATGA